The Chanodichthys erythropterus isolate Z2021 chromosome 14, ASM2448905v1, whole genome shotgun sequence genome window below encodes:
- the ndp gene encoding norrin, with translation MRNSVAFGQPGILLLLVTCPLLTILQGVTCKAESGHLGDSDPDRCMRHHFVETITHPIYKCNSKMVLLARCEGHCSHTSRSDPLISFSSVLKQPFKSTCFCCRPHTSKLKAVRLRCSGGTRITATYRYILACSCEECS, from the exons ATGAGGAACTCAGTCGCTTTTGGCCAGCCGGGGATTCTACTTCTTCTGGTCACATGTCCTCTGCTGACTATCCTGCAGGGTGTCACCTGTAAGGCAGAGAGTGGACACTTAGGGGACAGTGATCCTGACAGGTGTATGAGACATCATTTTGTTGAGACCATCACACATCCTATCTACAAATGCAATTCAAAG ATGGTCCTCTTGGCTCGTTGTGAGGGTCACTGCAGCCACACGTCCCGCTCAGACCCGCTGATCTCTTTCAGCTCCGTCCTGAAGCAGCCTTTCAAAAGCACGTGTTTCTGCTGCCGTCCACACACCTCCAAACTGAAGGCAGTACGTCTGCGATGCTCGGGCGGGACACGGATAACCGCTACTTACCGTTACATCCTTGCGTGCAGCTGCGAGGAGTGCAGCTGA